One segment of Salvia splendens isolate huo1 chromosome 20, SspV2, whole genome shotgun sequence DNA contains the following:
- the LOC121781586 gene encoding uncharacterized protein LOC121781586: MSRFNNFGKSAWGGSRPDTFHNGASRRPNFNIRRNEIFQRQETDDGELEGQPTGESLRQDPMNEKLDRLLDKMEKFDQWRDTADRRFESLDRSAPRATDPTLRFDVGDEEEYEDFRRGKSREIGARARNPNFEFRDYATDERVRRTARGYRGSDWDPPGNRYGRTCWDPPQRFQPPALGLDRNQVSMKPPRFDGSEATNWIARVQYYFNHLMMPDAQRLHYAVMLFDPPASEWVFNYCANNEFVTWQEFLEDVRHRFDRQSFKDYFGLIAKLTQTGTVLEYHDTFEKYLNRVQGVPEAKLFTLFVAGLKPEMQERLTLHRPTSLAAAMALALEISDTHSERASQHLSSTFQRRQWNGRENRPSAGPLGSQPPSTTAAGVSPAQVQPQRQKDQPRHPLIRVSQAERSERSRLGLCWHCPEKWVIGHVCKQRMLCYADEDEGAFEEGECDRRDEEAPTEVRIFIPLREDGSDRDFLHPDVAERLHLPLSPIRPFRVFVGNGAALLCTHIAKQTRLKLQDAVFMVDLHILPIHGPDVILGMDWLESLGKISANFASKTLEFVHNGQPFTLQDSYVGSRFGDPGVEAFPADLPVGIAGVLESFRSVFRVPTEMPPIRQYDHRIHLLPGSKPVNVRPYRYPYFQKNEIERQVREMLEQGIIQRSNSPFSSPVLLIRKKDGSFRFCIDYRALNHATIPDHFPIPTADELFDELGKARIFSKLDLRSGYHQIRMHEEDVFKTAFRTHDVHFEFLVMPFGLTNAPSTFQAAMNSIFQPMLRKFVIVFFDDILIYSPTVQDHEAHISAVLAVLREHSFFVKLSKCSFCSSTVEYLGHLITDGSLKADPTKIEAMTAWPVPRTVKQLRGFLGLTGYYRRFIAQYALIVAPLTDLLKKEAFCWSPAADEAFLSLKEAMTKTPVLRLPDFEKPFCIETDASDSGIGAVLLQDNHPIAFYSKKLGPRRRVASTYHKELYAIVEAVQKWRQYLLGREFVIRSDQKSLKELLQQVVQTPDQQLYVRKLMGYKFTIEYKKGSLNRAADALSRREESQVTADAACVEDDAAQYCQELIAVSQPIPELLDLLRRETASSPEMRELTAAIRGGTAPPHLHFVDGLKPAGLLQPLPVPTQVWEDVSMDFITGLPQSRGYTAIMVVVDRLSKYAHFAPLLNRFDALRVAHLFVNMVVRHHGFPATLVSDRDPIFLNQVWRELMRLSGTKLNFSTAYHPQSDGQTEVRNRGLEQYLRAFTADRPSKWANFLPWAELALNCFHHAGLGVSPFKALYGRDPPNLVFANPSNSTPPSVAEIIRQRSELLVELRRNLMKAQQRMREAANKHRRHVEFEIGDSVLLKLRPYRQHSVARPQSAKLARRYYGPFEVIERVGPVAYRLRLPEGSRIHNVFHVLWHDGRPMEHVLVRWSDGTDSPTWEPTELVQKRFPNVLLEDKEVALGEGVDTIPQCTNDEANVDASEEHGTTPQCTNDASEELGTGDVAREEQSIARSKPTRNRRPPERLVDFVPK, translated from the exons ATGAGTCGTTTCAATAATTTCGGTAAGTCTGCATGGGGCGGTAGTCGCCCGGATACGTTTCATAATGGGGCTTCTCGTCGCCCGAATTTTAATATTAGACGCAACGAGATCTTTCAACGGCAGGAGACCGACGATGGCGAATTGGAGGGTCAGCCAACTGGGGAGTCGCTTCGTCAGGACCCCATGAACGAGAAACTGGATCGGTTACTTGACAAGATGGAGAAGTTCGATCAATGGAGGGATACGGCGGATCGCCGTTTCGAGAGTCTGGATAGATCGGCGCCTCGCGCGACCGACCCCACCCTACGGTTCGACGTCGGGGACGAAGAGGAGTACGAGGATTTCAGACGGGGGAAGTCGAGAGAGATTGGCGCTCGCGcgagaaaccctaattttgaattTCGCGACTACGCGACGGATGAGAGGGTTCGACGCACGGCAAGGGGCTACAGAGGCTCCGACTGGGACCCACCAGGGAATCGTTATGGTCGAACGTGTTGGGACCCCCCCCAACGATTTCAGCCACCAGCTTTGGGATTGGACAGGAACCAAGTATCGATGAAACCACCCCGGTTTGATGGGAGCGAGGCTACGAATTGGATTGCCAGAGTTCAGTATTACTTCAATCACCTCATGATGCCGGACGCACAACGCCTTCACTACGCAGTCATGTTGTTCGATCCCCCAGCATCGGAATGGGTATTTAATTATTGCGCGAATAACGAGTTTGTGACGTGGCAGGAATTTCTGGAGGACGTGCGACATCGTTTCGACAGACAGAGCTTCAAGGACTATTTTGGCTTGATCGCTAAGCTGACTCAGACAGGAACAGTTCTGGAATACCATGATACTTTCGAAAAGTACCTAAATCGGGTCCAGGGGGTTCCGGAGGCGAAACTGTTTACTCTGTTTGTGGCGGGCCTGAAACCGGAGATGCAGGAACGTCTCACATTACACCGCCCAACATCTTTAGCGGCAGCCATGGCACTGGCATTAGAGATTTCGGATACACATTCGGAAAGAGCAAGTCAGCATCTTAGTTCCACTTTCCAGCGCAGACAGTGGAACGGACGTGAAAACCGCCCCTCTGCGGGCCCATTAGGCTCGCAACCGCCGTCGACAACGGCAGCCGGAGTGAGCCCCGCTCAGGTTCAGCCACAACGGCAGAAGGACCAGCCACGCCATCCATTGATAAGGGTGTCACAAGCAGAGCGATCCGAACGATCACGGCTGGGTCTATGTTGGCACTGCCCCGAAAAATGGGTCATTGGGCACGTGTGCAAGCAGCGGATGCTTTGTTATGCGGACGAGGATGAGGGGGCGTTTGAAGAGGGCGAGTGCGATAGAAGAGATGAGGAGGCACCGACGGAGGTGCGCATATTCATTCCCTTGAGGGAGGACG GAAGCGATAGGGACTTCCTCCACCCGGACGTCGCGGAGCGTCTACATCTGCCATTATCCCCGATCCGACCATTTCGAGTCTTTGTAGGGAATGGAGCTGCCTTATTGTGTACTCACATAGCGAAGCAAACAAGGCTGAAGTTACAGGACGCCGTTTTCATGGTGGACCTTCATATTTTACCGATTCATGGCCCGGATgtgattttgggaatggattggctggAGTCGCTAGGCAAGATCTCAGCAAATTTCGCTAGCAAAACCTTGGAGTTCGTTCACAACGGCCAGCCGTTCACTCTCCAAG ATAGTTATGTTGGATCTCGATTCGGAGACCCCGGAGTTGAGGCGTTCCCTGCGGATTTACCTGTGGGGATAGCCGGGGTGTTGGAGAGTTTTCGATCGGTATTCCGCGTACCTACGGAGATGCCACCGATACGGCAATATGACCACAGAATCCATTTGTTACCGGGGTCCAAACCGGTTAATGTGCGACCTTACCGATATCCGTATTTTCAGAAGAACGAGATAGAACGGCAAGTACGTGAGATGCTGGAACAAGGAATTATTCAACGCAGCAACAGTCCTTTTTCGTCACCGGTCTTGTTAATAAGGAAGAAAGACGGTTCCTTTCGATTCTGCATTGATTACCGAGCGTTGAACCATGCCACAATCCCCGATCACTTTCCAATCCCTACAGCAGATGAGCTCTTTGATGAATTGGGGAAAGCACGAATATTTTCGAAATTGGATTTGAGATCGGGCTATCACCAGATTCGGATGCATGAGGAGGACGTATTCAAAACAGCCTTCCGCACCCATGATGTCCACTTCGAGTTCCTGGTGATGCCGTTCGGATTGACTAATGCGCCTTCCACTTTCCAGGCCGCCATGAACTCGATATTTCAGCCTATGCTCCGTAAGTTCGTGATTGTGTTCTTTGATGATATCCTGATTTACAGCCCCACCGTCCAAGATCACGAAGCGCATATATCAGCAGTGCTAGCAGTGTTGCGGGAGCATAGTTTCTTCGTCAAACTGTCAAAATGCTCTTTTTGTAGTTCGACAGTGGAATATCTGGGTCACCTAATCACTGACGGTTCCCTAAAGGCAGATCCGACGAAAATTGAGGCGATGACAGCGTGGCCTGTGCCCCGAACAGTCAAGCAGTTAAGAGGATTTTTGGGTTTAACGGGCTATTACAGGAGATTCATTGCTCAGTACGCCTTGATTGTCGCCCCGCTTACTGATCTCCTCAAAAAGGAGGCGTTTTGTTGGTCGCCGGCCGCGGACGAGGCTTTCCTGTCGTTGAAGGAGGCAATGACAAAGACCCCAGTACTCCGTTTGCCTGATTTTGAGAAACCTTTTTGCATTGAGACTGATGCCTCGGATTCGGGGATTGGAGCAGTATTATTACAGGACAATCACCCAATCGCATTCTACAGTAAGAAGTTGGGACCACGTCGCAGGGTTGCCTCAACGTATCATAAAGAACTGTATGCTATTGTCGAGGCTGTTCAGAAGTGGAGACAATATCTTTTGGGCCGTGAGTTCGTAATTCGCAGCGATCAGAAGAGTTTGAAAGAGTTGCTTCAGCAGGTAGTTCAGACTCCGGATCAACAGTTGTACGTGCGAAAGCTCATGGGATATAAGTTCACTATAGAGTATAAGAAAGGGAGTTTGAATAGGGCGGCGGACGCCTTATCCCGGCGGGAGGAGTCGCAGGTGACAGCCGACGCCGCATGTGTGGAGGACGACGCAGCTCAGTACTGTCAGGAGCTGATTGCTGTCTCGCAGCCAATCCCCGAACTCCTGGACCTGCTTCGCCGAGAGACAGCCTCGTCGCCAGAAATGCGAGAGCTGACCGCGGCTATTCGAGGGGGAACGGCACCCCCACACCTTCACTTCGTCGACGGGCTG AAGCCGGCAGGTCTTCTGCAGCCGCTCCCGGTGCCCACACAAGTTTGGGAGGATGTATCAATGGATTTCATTACGGGGTTACCACAGTCTAGAGGTTATACAGCGATTATGGTTGTGGTGGACCGATTATCGAAGTATGCCCATTTCGCGCCACTCCTAAATCGTTTTGACGCTCTGCGGGTGGCCCATTTATTTGTCAATATGGTAGTTCGTCACCATGGATTCCCCGCGACATTGGTGTCGGACAGAGATCCGATATTTCTGAACCAAGTGTGGCGAGAATTGATGCGTTTAAGTGGAACCAAGTTGAACTTCTCTACCGCATATCACCCACAATCGGATGGGCAGACGGAGGTTCGCAATAGGGGACTGGAACAATACCTTCGAGCATTCACTGCGGATCGGCCTTCTAAGTGGGCCAATTTCCTTCCTTGGGCGGAGCTTGCTCTTAACTGCTTTCATCACGCCGGATTAGGCGTTTCTCCTTTTAAGGCATTGTATGGTCGTGATCCTCCAAATTTGGTGTTTGCAAATCCATCGAATTCTACTCCCCCTTCAGTGGCCGAGATTATTCGTCAGCGGAGCGAACTTTTGGTCGAGTTGCGGCGTAATTTGATGAAAGCTCAGCAACGTATGCGTGAGGCAGCAAACAAACATCGTCGACACGTGGAGTTTGAGATAGGAGACTCGGTGCTGTTGAAACTTCGCCCATATAGGCAGCATTCGGTGGCTCGCCCCCAGTCGGCAAAATTGGCTAGGCGCTACTACGGGCCTTTTGAGGTGATAGAACGCGTGGGTCCGGTCGCTTACAGACTACGCTTGCCAGAAGGGAGTCGGATACATAATGTGTTTCAT GTCCTATGGCACGATGGCCGACCCATGGAACACGTTTTAGTGCGTTGGTCCGATGGGACCGATTCGCCTACGTGGGAGCCTACCGAGTTGGTGCAGAAACGTTTTCCTAATgtgctccttgaggacaaggaggttGCTTTGGGGGAGGGGGTTGATACGATTCCACAATGCACGAATGATGAGGCGAATGTTGACGCGTCGGAGGAGCACGGGACGACTCCTCAATGCACGAACGACGCGTCAGAGGAGCTTGGAACAGGCGACGTAGCGCGCGAAGAGCAATCTATCGCAAGATCGAAGCCCACGAGGAACCGACGCCCTCCCGAGAGGCTCGTCGACTTTGTTCCTAAATAa